The genomic region cGTCAGGGAAATTTAGCCATCCCTGGGATGGTCAATGGGGCATCATAAACATACCCAGCCATACCAAGGACGGACGGACTCCTGCAATGTACTGAGACACATGATTGAAGACATCCCTTCCAGCACAAgtggattttttattccattgtAATTACATATCTGTTGATAATATAGTAAGTGGTGTTGTGTTTTGGCTGGGGTTGTTTTTGAAGGAGTCTCCATAACATGTTATCATATTGCTGATTTATTTCTGCTTTATTGCTGATTGGAGACTATATTACATTGCTCCTCCATTGAGAGTATCAGTGATTCCTAACATAAATGGGTGAGAAAACAAGTTGAGGAAGACTGGCATTTGTGATATGAGATCACAACTAGCAAAACCACTCATAAGAATAAAACACAGACAAATAGCAATTTGATGCAACATGAAAAAGACTAAAAGTACTAGCCTGCATGCAGATTGCTTTTAATTGAAGATCATCTGGGAGAAGTGGATGCGCAGGATACTTGTCCTCCAAGTACTGCTCAAACAAAAACTATGTCAATAGGCATTTCTGAATATGTGTACATGAGAACATGAGATATGAATGCCTTACGTAAAAATAAGAACAATTCAAGTAATTCTAAGAGTAAGTAATCATATAATATCACCAATTTCTAAGATCTAATGGTTAATTTGGTTACAGACCAGCAATATGGCAAGTGAATCTGCAACAGTTGTGTTGCCATCCACCAAAGTTGGAACAAACTGAATAGGATTCAGTTCTGTATAATCTGCACAAGAAATAGCAATAGTGTATCAGTTGCAGACTGAAACTTTTCCAAAGAGCATTAAGTATTTATGTGCTTTTGCCTTGCTTCCAATAAGACTAATATTTCTTAACTGCACAATCACTATGCTCATTCAAGGATTTTCTTTCCAGGCAATATCCTCAGATACATTGTGATCCTACCTTCAATAAATTGCTCGCCTTCTGATAGATTCACTGCTTTATATTCATATGGCAACTCTGCAGGCCCAAGCAAGGTTTTTAATGCCTACCAAAGTAAATGACATCAAACATATATAGATAAATAAATAGGAAAAAAGCACATGAGTACTGGAAATTAAGATGTCAAATGGGAAGAGTTCAAATTTTAAAATCATTAAGGTTTTTATTATAGAGGATTCACGTTCAAAAATCCACAAGACATGCTACATATTAAAATGTGTGGATGTTGAATGTTTAATTGGGTAAGTTACCTTGTTTAACATGTTTACATATCATAATGTTTAGATGTTAAATGTTTGAGTAATTAAAATGTGTAGATGCTGAATGTTTAATTAGGCAAACTAGCATATCCACTTTTGGGTGCAGTATCCCCGAACAATGAGATCAAGTACAAATCCAAGTGAATATAAAGGAAAAGATTACCCTTGATCATGTGTACCCCATGAGGAATTCACCaactaaaaaatattataaattaggATAATTAGTaacaattttcaattttcaattttcaatcttGCATGCGATTGAATGTACTCACCTGTAATTTCATAATAAAAAGTTTAAACCTGACCTTTGAGATTAAGTGCAATCCTGACACGCCAAGCACATGAACTCCTCCAGAAAGAGTATAGTTTCAAGTTGACAAAGGAAGGAATAGGATTAAGGTTTTCCTGTATAAATGAGAGAACAAATTTCTGAATAATCAAATAAACCACACATATTGGACCATTAACATGTAGTGCAACAAAATTTAACAATTAAACAGTTTTGCAACCATATTGAACACTATAGTAGCCTTCAAGATGACACTATAATATCCTTGAATtatcaataaaaatttaaaatatcattCATGGGCACCTTGTGTAAAATCAAATGATACAGATGCAATGTAGCTGGCTATGGAATTGCAGCTCAAAAGGCAGAGATAGAAAAAAGAAGAATCAGATGAGACCAATCAAGATGGCACGGTAGGTTCTAGTGGAACCAACAGTTTGAAGGTGCAGGTAGCAATATCTACCCTTTTATTCTTTCATGATAACCTTTTAATTTTGTGACATTTTTATTAGTTAATGGGTACACATTGTTAGTTATGAATCAGCTACAAAATAGCTGCTCTTGAATAATCTTGTCTGAATATAATAACTAGA from Cryptomeria japonica chromosome 3, Sugi_1.0, whole genome shotgun sequence harbors:
- the LOC131075092 gene encoding glutathione S-transferase zeta class isoform X4; amino-acid sequence: MASPLEENLNPIPSFVNLKLYSFWRSSCAWRVRIALNLKELPYEYKAVNLSEGEQFIEDYTELNPIQFVPTLVDGNTTVADSLAILLYLEDKYPAHPLLPDDLQLKAICMQRRMRDKLGPEEQIAWTKYFIERGFFALETLLKNVSGKYCIGDQVTLADVFLAPQVSSAAARFDVDVSKFPTLNKINQALVELPEFQAAVPEKTPDYIS